TTCCAGGCGCTCTTTTCGCGGAGCAAACGGCTGACCAGGGCGATGTGCATGGCGTGGCCGGCGCGGTCAGCAATGATGTGCCCAATCAGCGGACGGCCGAACATGACCAGGTCACCGATGAGGTCCAGAATCTTGTGCCGGCAGAACTCGTCCGGAAAGCGCAAGCCCTCCGGATTCATCACGCCGGTTTTGGTGAGAACAACCGCATTCTCGAGCGAGCCTCCGCGCACCAGCCCGCTCTGGCGCAGCATCTCGACCTCATCGATGAATCCGAACGTCCGGGCCGGGGCAATGCCTCGTTCATAACCAGACTGGTTCATGGTGAACGCGCGTTCCTGTTCGCCGATCAGAGGGTGATTGAAGGAAATTCGGTAAGTGATTTTGAATTCTTCAGAGGGATAAATTGCAATGCGCTTCTGGCCGTCCACGATCTCGACAGGCTTCACGACTTTCGCCCAGCTTTTCGCTGCGCGCTGCTGCCTGGCGCCCGCCTCCCGGATGAGCTTCAGGAATGGCAGGGCGCTGCCGTCCATAATGGGAATTTCGAGGTTGTCAATTTCGATGAGGGCGTTGTCAATTGAGCATGCCGCGAGCGCGGAAAGCAGATGTTCAGTGGTCGAGATGAGCACGCCTTGCCTCATCAGGCTGGTGGCGTAA
This region of Terriglobia bacterium genomic DNA includes:
- the lpxC gene encoding UDP-3-O-acyl-N-acetylglucosamine deacetylase, yielding MSRQSTIARPATTEGIGLHTGVPVHVRLAPAPSGTGIVFKRVDLDGFSIPATARNVARVSYATSLMRQGVLISTTEHLLSALAACSIDNALIEIDNLEIPIMDGSALPFLKLIREAGARQQRAAKSWAKVVKPVEIVDGQKRIAIYPSEEFKITYRISFNHPLIGEQERAFTMNQSGYERGIAPARTFGFIDEVEMLRQSGLVRGGSLENAVVLTKTGVMNPEGLRFPDEFCRHKILDLIGDLVMFGRPLIGHIIADRAGHAMHIALVSRLLREKSAWKLVRQPHAMSAKSPSEAAAIAASPVA